The proteins below are encoded in one region of Rhodopirellula halodulae:
- a CDS encoding DUF1559 domain-containing protein, whose protein sequence is MPISARPCARASVSQRSAFTLVELLVVIAIIGVLVGLLLPAVQSARAAARRMSCSNNMKQIGLALHNYHSAFKKFPEGSRLSNFLGPLTAALPFLEEANTYQQFDFGRSYSDPINQEVAAQTIATYLCPSMVLPREVPATDLGETGGPSSYLACEGTAAYMQKADGMFGLNWPAYGYENPATGFRDLTDGTSNTIAYGETTYDMKDYLWTSPASVAGTVKWGTARWVLGYPKVSLGTSQKELNVHNAANNGGFQSMHEGGVYFLFGDGSVRFTSESLDRELLNALATRNGHEVVEDAP, encoded by the coding sequence ATGCCCATTTCTGCGCGCCCCTGCGCCCGTGCTTCCGTCTCTCAACGATCCGCATTCACCCTGGTCGAACTACTGGTGGTGATTGCCATCATTGGTGTCCTGGTCGGATTGCTTCTTCCTGCGGTTCAATCCGCCCGTGCCGCTGCTCGCCGCATGAGCTGCAGCAACAACATGAAGCAAATCGGGTTGGCACTTCACAATTACCACAGTGCTTTCAAGAAGTTCCCCGAAGGTTCGAGGCTCAGCAACTTCCTCGGCCCATTGACCGCCGCCCTGCCTTTCCTGGAAGAAGCCAACACCTACCAACAATTTGATTTCGGTCGGTCCTATTCGGATCCCATCAACCAAGAGGTGGCGGCTCAGACCATTGCCACCTACCTTTGCCCGTCCATGGTTCTGCCGCGCGAAGTCCCCGCGACGGATTTGGGTGAAACCGGTGGTCCGTCGAGCTATCTCGCCTGTGAAGGAACGGCGGCTTACATGCAAAAAGCCGACGGCATGTTTGGATTGAATTGGCCAGCCTACGGATACGAAAACCCGGCCACTGGTTTCCGCGATCTCACGGACGGAACCAGCAACACCATCGCCTACGGCGAAACGACCTACGACATGAAGGACTACCTTTGGACCAGTCCCGCCAGCGTTGCGGGAACGGTGAAGTGGGGAACGGCTCGCTGGGTGCTGGGCTATCCCAAGGTTTCGCTGGGAACCAGCCAAAAGGAACTGAACGTTCACAACGCCGCCAACAACGGTGGGTTCCAAAGCATGCACGAAGGCGGCGTTTACTTCTTGTTCGGTGATGGCAGCGTTCGTTTCACATCCGAATCCCTGGACCGTGAATTGCTCAACGCTTTGGCGACTCGCAACGGTCACGAAGTGGTGGAGGACGCGCCGTGA
- a CDS encoding Kelch repeat-containing protein, giving the protein MKRSSKRKLLALALMLASATPASAHFPWLATDSDGKAVMWFGESTDDRTYPMPETVQKIQLLSGDQSIAMSPVDGSDLVGIQSQAAVPTDHEIAGSITYGLYHGMKLTYHVEHLPQSDPQQWPTQARENASLQSVITTADNGDLQVQVLHDGKPLAETSVRLFLEDGHEAGTETTNSDGQVTFAADLIEPGLNSVMAGVTAEGVQGELDGKAYTSTADYLTASFRINKRSMAKADKADTTPKVIDNSGVTIVESVLPELPEELTSFGAAFVSGTLYVYGGHTGSAHSYSTEEQSNRLWAIDTTADKPQWQQLATGPRLQGLAMVGHDDSLIRIGGFTAVNDAGEEHDLRSQTSVARFDAASKSWTDLPALPEGRSSLDAAVLNDTVYVFGGWKLDGESDESTWHKTAWSLNLLEPQSGWQPVANPPFQRRAISVAAHDGKLYVVGGMRSEGGPTTRVDVYDPASQTWSLGPALPGSGMAGFGSSAFATGGRLYVTTLDGFVHRLSADGQTWQTVSQVDPARFFHRMIPTSPTQLVMLGGANMQVGKFTSVDAIQIAEAE; this is encoded by the coding sequence ATGAAACGTTCCTCCAAACGCAAACTGCTGGCACTCGCTTTGATGCTGGCATCCGCCACCCCGGCTTCGGCTCACTTTCCTTGGCTCGCCACTGATTCGGACGGCAAGGCCGTGATGTGGTTCGGCGAATCCACCGATGACCGAACGTACCCGATGCCGGAAACAGTCCAAAAAATTCAGTTGCTCAGCGGCGACCAATCGATCGCGATGAGCCCCGTCGACGGCAGCGATCTGGTTGGCATTCAAAGCCAAGCCGCCGTTCCCACCGATCACGAAATCGCGGGTTCGATCACTTACGGCTTGTATCACGGAATGAAGCTGACGTATCACGTCGAGCACTTGCCGCAATCCGATCCACAGCAGTGGCCCACCCAGGCTCGCGAAAATGCTTCCTTGCAGTCGGTGATCACCACCGCCGACAACGGTGACTTGCAAGTCCAAGTGCTACACGACGGCAAACCTCTCGCGGAAACCTCGGTGCGGTTGTTCCTCGAAGACGGACACGAAGCCGGTACCGAAACCACCAACAGCGATGGGCAAGTCACCTTTGCCGCGGACTTGATCGAGCCGGGTTTGAATTCCGTCATGGCGGGTGTCACAGCCGAAGGCGTTCAAGGTGAACTGGATGGCAAAGCCTACACCAGCACCGCGGATTACCTCACCGCATCGTTCCGGATCAACAAGCGATCGATGGCGAAAGCCGACAAGGCGGACACCACCCCGAAAGTCATCGACAACAGCGGCGTGACGATCGTTGAATCCGTGCTGCCTGAATTGCCAGAAGAACTGACCAGCTTCGGTGCAGCCTTCGTCAGTGGAACGCTGTATGTCTACGGTGGGCACACCGGCAGCGCCCACTCGTACTCCACCGAAGAGCAATCCAATCGTCTGTGGGCCATCGACACCACCGCCGACAAACCCCAGTGGCAACAGCTCGCCACCGGACCGCGATTGCAAGGTTTGGCGATGGTTGGTCACGACGATTCGCTGATCCGCATCGGCGGCTTCACGGCGGTGAACGACGCGGGAGAAGAACACGATCTGCGATCGCAAACCAGCGTGGCACGATTCGATGCGGCGTCGAAATCTTGGACCGATCTGCCCGCTCTTCCCGAGGGCCGATCTTCGCTCGACGCAGCGGTCTTGAACGACACCGTCTACGTCTTCGGCGGATGGAAACTCGACGGCGAAAGCGACGAGAGCACCTGGCACAAAACCGCTTGGTCGCTGAATCTGTTGGAGCCTCAATCGGGCTGGCAGCCGGTCGCCAATCCGCCGTTCCAACGTCGAGCGATCAGCGTCGCGGCACACGACGGAAAGCTGTACGTGGTTGGCGGCATGCGGTCCGAGGGTGGCCCCACCACGCGAGTCGATGTCTACGACCCGGCCTCGCAAACCTGGTCGCTCGGCCCCGCCCTGCCCGGCTCCGGGATGGCTGGTTTTGGATCCTCCGCGTTCGCCACCGGAGGTCGTCTGTACGTGACGACGCTGGACGGTTTCGTGCATCGTTTGTCGGCCGATGGACAGACCTGGCAAACCGTTTCGCAGGTGGATCCGGCCCGCTTCTTCCACCGCATGATTCCGACTTCACCGACCCAATTGGTGATGCTCGGCGGAGCCAACATGCAGGTCGGAAAGTTCACCTCGGTCGATGCAATTCAGATCGCCGAAGCCGAGTGA
- a CDS encoding fumarylacetoacetate hydrolase family protein — translation MVAFCRYVESSGVTRLAIRKEPETQLAPRPKVCPIADLLDEATEQEWLQGNNLFALSSDELKALPTPDASQWMDAPATMLPPVATPEKILCIGLNYLDHAIETGAEKPTLPVVFSKFNSALVGHGQDIVLPSISDRVDYEAELVVVIGKECRHVAAEDAMQCVFGYAVGHDVSSRDWQKGRPGGQWLVGKSFDTFAPLGPAVVTADEIADPGNLPIRMLINGETLQDSNTEQLIFDIPALIAHLTKFMTLRPGDLIFTGTPSGVGDARTPPRYLAPGDRCVVEIDGIGRLENTCQAEA, via the coding sequence ATGGTTGCTTTTTGTCGCTACGTTGAATCATCGGGTGTCACTCGTTTGGCCATTCGCAAAGAACCGGAAACGCAGTTGGCACCTCGGCCAAAGGTTTGTCCCATCGCTGACTTGTTGGACGAAGCGACCGAGCAAGAGTGGCTGCAAGGCAACAACCTGTTCGCGTTGTCATCGGACGAACTGAAAGCCTTGCCCACGCCGGATGCGTCGCAATGGATGGATGCTCCCGCGACCATGCTGCCCCCGGTTGCGACCCCGGAAAAGATTCTTTGCATCGGCTTGAACTACTTGGATCACGCGATTGAAACCGGCGCTGAAAAGCCGACGTTGCCCGTCGTCTTTAGCAAGTTCAATTCTGCGTTGGTCGGTCACGGACAAGACATCGTGTTGCCATCCATCAGCGACCGTGTCGACTACGAAGCTGAGCTGGTTGTGGTCATCGGAAAAGAATGCCGGCACGTCGCGGCCGAGGACGCCATGCAGTGCGTCTTTGGCTACGCGGTCGGTCACGATGTCTCTTCGCGAGACTGGCAAAAAGGTCGCCCCGGCGGTCAGTGGTTGGTGGGCAAGTCCTTTGACACTTTCGCGCCTCTCGGGCCGGCAGTTGTCACCGCCGACGAGATCGCCGATCCCGGCAACCTTCCGATCCGGATGCTGATCAATGGCGAAACTTTGCAAGACAGCAACACCGAGCAGTTGATCTTTGACATCCCAGCGTTGATCGCCCATTTGACGAAATTCATGACCCTGCGTCCCGGCGACCTGATTTTCACCGGTACCCCATCGGGAGTCGGCGACGCCCGAACCCCGCCCCGCTACCTGGCTCCGGGAGACCGCTGCGTGGTGGAAATCGACGGCATCGGCCGCCTGGAAAACACCTGCCAAGCAGAAGCATAA
- a CDS encoding sugar phosphate isomerase/epimerase family protein — protein sequence MNTLAINQLSTLRWEFEQDAQAYSDRGFEGIGLFRPKLDDLGLTRAAELLSETDLQVTSLSWVGGFTGSDGRGFDDAVRDAMQAVRDAAELRANTLIVLAGGRNNHIRKHARRTLCDALSHLAIIAEEFGVNLSLEPIHAGCGVEWSFVNDLESTLEILDLVDSPNLGLVLDTYHVGMDDRVQDMLPHVVPLMHLMQLGDGRHSPLGEMNRCLLGEGCVPIESLVHRVLELGYEGPIEVEVLGEDVEALSYESVLDHTKSYLDQNVGPVKSS from the coding sequence ATGAACACCTTGGCGATCAACCAATTGTCGACTCTGAGATGGGAATTCGAGCAAGATGCTCAAGCGTATTCCGATCGCGGGTTCGAAGGCATTGGCTTGTTTCGTCCCAAGCTAGACGATCTCGGACTGACGCGAGCCGCAGAGTTGCTCAGCGAAACGGACCTGCAAGTCACGTCACTGAGTTGGGTCGGTGGATTCACCGGCAGTGATGGTCGTGGATTTGACGACGCGGTTCGTGATGCGATGCAAGCCGTTCGTGACGCCGCGGAACTACGGGCGAACACATTGATTGTGTTGGCCGGTGGTCGGAACAACCACATTCGAAAGCACGCACGACGCACGTTGTGTGATGCGTTGTCACATTTGGCGATCATTGCGGAAGAGTTCGGTGTGAACTTGTCGCTTGAACCAATCCATGCGGGATGCGGCGTGGAGTGGTCCTTCGTGAACGACTTGGAATCGACGTTGGAAATCTTGGATTTGGTCGACAGTCCAAACTTGGGACTCGTGCTGGACACCTATCACGTCGGGATGGACGATCGCGTTCAAGACATGTTGCCTCACGTCGTGCCTTTGATGCATTTGATGCAGCTCGGCGATGGTCGACACAGCCCGCTCGGCGAAATGAATCGTTGCTTGCTCGGCGAAGGCTGCGTGCCGATCGAGTCGCTGGTTCACCGCGTGTTGGAACTTGGCTACGAAGGCCCGATCGAAGTGGAAGTCTTGGGCGAAGACGTGGAAGCACTGAGCTATGAATCCGTGCTGGATCACACCAAGTCCTATCTGGACCAAAACGTGGGCCCAGTGAAGTCGAGCTGA
- the cutA gene encoding divalent-cation tolerance protein CutA, translating into MSAKKEFENVPKKSVSSPSKDPSLMVLWTTVESNEQAEMLARGLLEQRLAACVQIDSPITSHYVWKGQTCSETELRVVVKTLASKVDEAMTWLAENHPYDEPQLVVLPVEKASSGYARWVAESTSK; encoded by the coding sequence ATGAGCGCCAAAAAAGAATTTGAAAACGTTCCAAAAAAGTCCGTTTCCAGTCCGTCCAAAGACCCGTCGTTGATGGTTTTGTGGACGACGGTGGAATCGAACGAGCAAGCGGAGATGCTTGCACGAGGCTTGTTGGAGCAGCGATTGGCGGCGTGCGTGCAGATCGATTCACCGATCACCAGCCACTACGTTTGGAAGGGTCAAACGTGTTCGGAAACGGAGCTACGAGTGGTGGTCAAAACGCTGGCCTCGAAGGTCGACGAAGCGATGACGTGGCTGGCTGAGAACCATCCCTACGACGAGCCTCAGTTGGTCGTGTTGCCGGTCGAGAAAGCGTCGTCAGGCTACGCGAGATGGGTCGCCGAATCGACTTCGAAGTAG